Proteins found in one Candidatus Hydrogenedentota bacterium genomic segment:
- a CDS encoding Rnf-Nqr domain containing protein: MDQSVWEILFNAAIVNNFVLSMFLGICPFLGVSGKIDTGLRMGLAVIFVMLVSSSCAYGINVLLLRFHAEYLRLICYIAVIASAVQLVEMFIKKFSPALFRALGIFLPLITTNCAILAVALFQTMREYSFAQAFAFSFGGGVGFTLSLIIMSGLREQLDLADVPSVVRGAALGLLLAGILSLAFMGFAGIGG, translated from the coding sequence ATGGACCAAAGCGTGTGGGAAATCTTGTTTAACGCGGCGATCGTCAACAACTTCGTGTTGAGCATGTTCCTGGGGATCTGTCCGTTCCTGGGGGTTTCGGGGAAGATTGACACCGGCCTCCGCATGGGATTGGCGGTTATCTTCGTGATGCTGGTCAGTTCGTCGTGCGCCTACGGGATCAACGTTCTGCTGCTTCGGTTTCATGCCGAGTACCTTCGCCTGATCTGCTACATCGCCGTAATCGCCTCGGCGGTCCAGCTGGTCGAGATGTTCATCAAGAAGTTCAGTCCGGCCCTGTTTCGCGCCCTGGGCATCTTTCTTCCGCTGATCACCACCAACTGCGCGATCCTGGCCGTGGCGCTGTTCCAGACCATGCGCGAGTACAGTTTCGCGCAGGCCTTCGCGTTCTCGTTCGGCGGGGGCGTCGGCTTCACGCTGTCACTGATCATCATGTCGGGCCTGCGCGAACAGCTTGACCTTGCCGACGTTCCCAGTGTGGTAAGAGGCGCGGCCCTTGGTCTCTTGCTCGCGGGCATCCTGTCGCTGGCTTTCATGGGTTTTGCCGGCATCGGAGGATAA
- a CDS encoding electron transport complex subunit E yields MAQGNPATTMDEFMKGLWRENPVFVMLIGMCPTMAVSNTVINSLAMGACAIFVLVMSSAVVSLIRKLVPKEVRIATFIVVIATLVTIVDYVMQYISLPLYQALGVFIPLIVVNCIILARAEVFASRNNVWLSSVDALGMGVGFTFALLCLGTVREIIGKGAILGIPLFGPNFEPWSVMVLPPGGFFTLGSWLLFFNWLRERRARKLKKAE; encoded by the coding sequence ATGGCACAGGGCAATCCGGCAACAACCATGGATGAATTCATGAAGGGCTTGTGGCGGGAGAATCCCGTATTCGTCATGCTCATCGGGATGTGCCCGACGATGGCGGTTTCAAACACTGTCATCAACTCCCTCGCCATGGGCGCGTGTGCGATATTCGTGCTGGTCATGTCGAGCGCGGTGGTCTCGCTCATTCGGAAGCTCGTCCCGAAAGAGGTCCGGATCGCGACCTTCATCGTCGTCATCGCGACGTTGGTTACCATCGTCGATTACGTGATGCAGTACATAAGCCTGCCCCTGTACCAAGCCCTGGGAGTGTTCATACCGCTCATCGTGGTCAACTGCATTATCCTGGCCCGCGCCGAAGTCTTCGCCTCCCGAAACAATGTCTGGTTGTCCTCCGTCGACGCGTTGGGCATGGGCGTGGGGTTCACCTTCGCCTTGTTGTGTCTGGGTACGGTTCGCGAGATCATCGGCAAAGGCGCCATTCTCGGCATCCCGTTGTTCGGGCCCAATTTCGAGCCGTGGAGCGTGATGGTATTGCCGCCCGGCGGCTTCTTCACGTTGGGCTCATGGCTCCTGTTCTTCAACTGGCTGCGCGAACGGCGCGCTCGGAAGCTCAAGAAAGCGGAATAA
- a CDS encoding FMN-binding protein yields the protein TGFMVLQSSETPGLGDRIGNDPEFLANFFSSDTSKDTISLELNADGGSLAHNVEFAKNGEKSDPWQVEGISGATISSKAVVRMLNNSAQEAVPLIQAHLDQLQKGTS from the coding sequence ACCGGGTTCATGGTGCTCCAAAGCAGCGAGACACCCGGATTGGGCGACCGGATCGGAAACGATCCCGAATTCCTGGCCAATTTCTTCAGCTCCGATACGAGCAAGGACACGATCTCGCTGGAATTGAACGCCGATGGCGGCAGCCTGGCTCACAACGTGGAATTCGCGAAGAACGGCGAAAAGAGCGACCCCTGGCAGGTCGAGGGCATATCCGGGGCAACGATATCGTCCAAAGCCGTGGTGCGCATGCTGAACAACAGCGCCCAGGAAGCCGTTCCCCTCATCCAAGCTCACCTGGACCAACTGCAGAAAGGCACTTCCTGA
- a CDS encoding RnfABCDGE type electron transport complex subunit D, which yields MRNVVYALMPICGFAVWAFGLSALALVCTTTAATVITEHLVCKISKKPTTVADFSAVITGILLALTLPPGIPLWMGFVGGVVAILLGKALFGGLGFNTFNPALVARAFLQAAFPVAMTQWVPAFVDGRFSQCIPTTLIPPFLSPNMRADAMAGYLAQARIDGWSGATPLSLMKFGGKTTATMDLFTGMIPGSTGETCAILILLGGVYLVARGMMNWRITAAMLASAYVSSWLFCLADKTSPTPAFMLFSGGLMLGAVFMATDMVASPTTPLGVWIYGALMGFLTILIRLKGGLPEGVMYAILLGNAVSPHIENLTQPRVFGTKRIKKA from the coding sequence ATGCGCAACGTCGTATACGCCTTGATGCCCATTTGCGGGTTCGCCGTCTGGGCGTTCGGGCTGAGCGCGCTGGCGCTGGTGTGTACGACGACGGCCGCTACCGTCATCACCGAACACCTGGTATGCAAGATATCGAAAAAACCGACCACCGTCGCCGATTTCAGCGCCGTGATTACGGGCATCCTTCTGGCCCTGACCCTTCCCCCCGGCATCCCCCTGTGGATGGGGTTTGTGGGCGGGGTAGTCGCTATCCTGCTCGGCAAGGCCCTCTTCGGCGGGTTGGGATTCAACACGTTCAACCCGGCGCTGGTGGCGCGCGCGTTTCTCCAAGCTGCTTTTCCCGTAGCCATGACGCAATGGGTTCCGGCGTTCGTGGATGGCCGTTTCAGCCAGTGTATTCCCACCACGCTGATACCGCCCTTTCTCAGCCCCAACATGAGAGCTGACGCGATGGCCGGCTATCTCGCTCAAGCCAGAATAGACGGGTGGAGCGGCGCCACCCCCCTCTCCCTCATGAAATTCGGGGGAAAAACCACCGCAACCATGGACCTCTTCACCGGCATGATTCCGGGGTCTACGGGCGAGACATGCGCCATCCTTATTCTCCTGGGCGGCGTGTACCTTGTTGCCCGGGGCATGATGAACTGGCGTATTACCGCGGCGATGCTCGCCTCGGCCTACGTGTCCAGTTGGCTTTTCTGCCTCGCCGACAAGACGAGTCCCACGCCCGCGTTCATGCTTTTTTCCGGAGGCCTGATGCTCGGGGCCGTGTTCATGGCAACCGACATGGTGGCCTCACCCACCACGCCCCTCGGCGTCTGGATATACGGCGCCCTGATGGGGTTTCTGACAATCCTCATTCGCCTCAAGGGCGGTCTTCCCGAGGGCGTCATGTATGCCATCCTGTTGGGTAACGCCGTATCGCCCCATATCGAGAATCTCACCCAGCCTCGGGTGTTCGGAACCAAACGAATCAAGAAGGC
- the rsxC gene encoding electron transport complex subunit RsxC yields the protein MSVLTLLGLDKTFSHGVHPPEYKGLTAHKPVRRMPFASEMLVPLSQHTGAPAKPIVREGQEVVRSEPIAEPGGFVSVPMHAPATGRIARIGLARDVRGGMSPAIFLQLYPGESQEILYGAPVDVDHMSNEEIVKAVQRTGVVGLGGAAFPTHVKLAVPEGKRIDSVIVNGCECEPYLTTDHRLMVEQPEHVYEGIRVVQRAYKAERVVVGIENNKPDAVEAMRRAKPDGEPIEVESIETKYPQGAEKMLIKSLLNREVPSGGLPMDVGASVFNVATLAQIGELLPMQQGLIERVITVTGPAVGNPGNYLVALGTPIRFVLEWCRYRGEDASVVILGGPMMGVAVPSLDIPITKGVTSILVLDKAEVQKRNRKEYPCIRCGSCLDACPMHLNPSRLGQLARKRTFDTMADAFNLMDCFECGCCSYVCPSNIPLVQRFRVAKAIIRERKAAS from the coding sequence ATGAGCGTATTGACTTTATTGGGTCTTGACAAAACCTTCTCGCACGGGGTGCATCCGCCAGAATACAAAGGCCTGACGGCGCACAAACCCGTCCGGCGCATGCCGTTTGCGAGCGAGATGCTCGTTCCGCTTTCACAGCATACGGGCGCGCCGGCCAAGCCCATCGTGCGAGAAGGCCAGGAAGTCGTCAGAAGCGAGCCGATTGCGGAGCCGGGTGGATTTGTGTCGGTGCCTATGCACGCACCGGCAACGGGACGGATCGCCCGGATCGGTTTGGCCCGCGACGTCCGGGGCGGCATGTCGCCCGCCATTTTCCTGCAACTGTACCCCGGTGAAAGCCAGGAGATCCTCTATGGGGCTCCCGTGGACGTGGACCACATGTCGAACGAGGAAATCGTCAAGGCCGTCCAGCGCACGGGGGTAGTCGGCCTGGGCGGGGCCGCATTCCCCACGCATGTCAAGCTCGCGGTCCCTGAAGGGAAGAGAATCGACAGCGTAATCGTCAACGGGTGTGAGTGCGAACCCTATCTGACCACCGACCACCGGCTCATGGTCGAACAGCCCGAACATGTCTACGAGGGCATTCGGGTGGTCCAACGGGCGTACAAGGCCGAGCGGGTCGTCGTGGGCATTGAAAACAACAAGCCCGACGCGGTGGAAGCCATGCGGCGCGCCAAACCGGACGGCGAGCCCATTGAGGTGGAATCCATCGAGACAAAGTATCCGCAAGGCGCGGAGAAGATGCTCATCAAGTCGCTGTTGAACCGCGAAGTGCCCTCCGGTGGTCTTCCGATGGATGTGGGCGCGTCGGTATTCAACGTGGCGACGCTGGCCCAGATCGGCGAGCTTTTGCCGATGCAGCAGGGCCTGATCGAGCGCGTCATCACCGTGACGGGTCCGGCGGTGGGCAACCCCGGCAATTACCTCGTCGCGCTGGGCACCCCGATACGTTTCGTACTCGAGTGGTGCCGCTATCGCGGCGAGGACGCGTCGGTCGTGATTCTGGGCGGCCCGATGATGGGCGTCGCGGTTCCTTCGCTCGACATCCCTATTACCAAAGGCGTCACGAGCATCCTGGTGCTCGACAAAGCAGAGGTGCAGAAACGCAACCGCAAGGAATACCCCTGCATCCGTTGCGGAAGCTGCCTCGACGCCTGCCCGATGCACTTGAATCCTTCGCGGCTGGGCCAACTGGCCCGCAAACGCACTTTCGACACCATGGCTGACGCGTTCAACCTGATGGACTGCTTCGAATGCGGCTGCTGCTCGTATGTGTGTCCATCGAACATACCCCTGGTTCAACGGTTCCGGGTCGCCAAGGCCATCATCCGTGAAAGGAAGGCTGCTTCGTGA
- a CDS encoding 2-oxoacid:acceptor oxidoreductase family protein has product MKDAKETTKYPGIREAMDGNTAVIMCERESSDAAGAYPITPSTQMGEYWAEAAAAGHINVSDRALIFIEPEGEHAAAAVTAGLSMAGLRSCNFSSGQGIAYMHESLYAAVGKRLTYILNMGCRAMTKSTLNVHAGHDDYHAVDDTGFFQVFGKNVQQVADLNIISHKIAELALNPGIVGQDGFLTTHLIESLLLPERKLIEEYLGRPDDIIDTPTPAQRIIYGNKRRRIPLLWDVDNPVMAGTVQNQDAYMQSVAAQRPYFFDHIADIADECMAEFTRLTGREYKRVLAHAMQDADYVLIGQGSVVPSMEAVADYLRETRGIKIGVINMVMFRPFPSDMLTPLLKGRKGVCVLERTDQPLAEDLPLIREVRAAINKCVENARSNGKKVPYPKHDTYSKPADVPPLYSGSYGMGSRDLQPEGIIGAIENMLPDGKQKKMFYLSIDFVRDKAYTPKQEVYQQQILESYPDVKDLAVHGSENPNLLPKSSITVRLHSIGGWGAITTGKNIAMTLFDLLGYHIKANPKYGSEKKGQPTTYYLSAAPEPIRVNCEYFYVDVALSPDPNVFSHSNPLAGLKKGGVFIIQSELDSPEQVWKEQIPSRYQKVIVENDIHVFYVDGFKIAREIATDPELQFRMQGIAFMGSFFAASPIMKQRNLSEEALFKAIEDQLEHKFGAKGRRIVDDNLKVVRRGFTELVEIKNKTVLEGDAKAIRKEPSVPVMLKRQPKGDAPLTDIHRYWEQTGHFYATGRGNDNLTDPFIGMSCIPVASGVFRDMTSIRFEHPVWDPQKCTACGDCWSICPDSALPGLVNTISDVLATGIKKAEEAGARFQHLPKLAGTIEKKLRSAIGDNVAADVTALLTQAIEGTLAESTLTGDKKTELVNEAAALMDVLRPYKFGISAPYYTLKEKSKPGSGGLLSITVDPYTCKGCMECVQVCPADALHVVTQTPASIDELRRNWDLWLELPNTKPEYIRIDNLEEGIGALDTLLLDKINYKSMVGGDGACLGCGEKTVVHLFTSVVEALMQPRAKAHVARLDDLIERLEKHIRLKLAEQVNVSDTDAMNKALTSLHGKDLTLANLTAALEEGKVNSTIDSEWLKTATDILAKLKHLRWEYTTGVTGRGRSSMGMINATGCTSVWGSTYPFNPYPFPWANHLFQDCTSMAMGVFEGHMVKMAEGFKAIRKAEMELAGKYNAKEHEEFFRYFNWRDFTDEEFALCPPVVAVGGDGALYDIGFQNMSRLMMSGKPVKVMCLDTQVYSNTGGQACTSGYFGQISDMAQFGKAIQGKEEIRKEVGLIAMAHRTTYVMQGTIANVGHLLEGFVQGLTTRRPALFNLHSPCMPEHGIGDDVAKYQSILAVESRAYPVFRYNPDLGQNPADALDLEGNPALDDDWPTFTLSYVDEAGKPGTMQIPLTFADYAATESRFRKHFRKAPQDTWNEGMVPIAEFINMSAEDREGLYPYVWAVDKKNRLSRLICSKSIVESAEDRRNFWRLLKSLTGADQKVDVNQIANQARADVVQKITAGLLQLANGGNLSQFLSAPAAAPAAAAVSSGEGDGGASAERQAVPVSAESTPKTTTGGGMEPFLDSNQCTGCGECVLINPAMFVWNDKKQAQLGDYKAGTFKDMVKAAERCAAKCIRPGEPWDPNEKGVDKLIKRAAKFNEM; this is encoded by the coding sequence ATGAAAGACGCCAAGGAGACTACCAAGTATCCGGGAATTCGCGAAGCCATGGATGGAAACACTGCCGTCATCATGTGCGAGCGAGAATCCAGTGACGCCGCAGGCGCGTACCCCATCACCCCGTCCACGCAGATGGGTGAATACTGGGCCGAGGCTGCCGCGGCAGGGCATATCAATGTTTCGGACCGCGCATTGATTTTCATCGAGCCGGAGGGCGAACATGCGGCCGCCGCGGTGACAGCGGGCCTGTCCATGGCGGGGTTGCGTTCGTGCAATTTCTCGTCGGGCCAGGGCATCGCCTACATGCACGAGTCGTTGTACGCGGCCGTAGGCAAACGCCTCACCTATATTCTCAACATGGGCTGCCGCGCGATGACCAAGTCTACTCTGAACGTGCACGCCGGCCACGACGACTACCATGCCGTTGACGATACCGGATTCTTCCAGGTATTCGGCAAGAACGTTCAGCAGGTGGCCGACCTCAACATCATCTCACATAAGATCGCCGAGTTGGCCCTGAACCCCGGTATCGTGGGACAAGACGGATTCTTGACCACGCACCTCATCGAATCGCTGCTACTGCCCGAGCGAAAGCTTATCGAAGAGTATCTTGGACGTCCGGACGACATCATCGATACCCCCACACCGGCGCAGCGCATCATCTACGGCAACAAGCGCCGCCGGATTCCCCTCCTGTGGGACGTCGACAACCCCGTAATGGCGGGCACGGTGCAGAACCAGGACGCATACATGCAGAGCGTCGCGGCGCAGCGTCCGTATTTCTTTGACCACATCGCCGACATCGCCGACGAATGCATGGCGGAATTCACCCGGCTTACAGGCCGCGAGTACAAACGCGTTCTCGCGCACGCCATGCAAGACGCGGATTATGTGCTTATTGGCCAGGGCAGCGTGGTGCCTAGCATGGAAGCGGTTGCGGATTACCTTCGCGAGACGCGGGGCATCAAAATCGGCGTGATCAATATGGTCATGTTCCGGCCTTTCCCGTCGGACATGCTGACGCCCCTGTTGAAAGGCCGCAAGGGGGTATGCGTCCTCGAGCGCACAGACCAGCCTCTCGCGGAAGACTTGCCGCTCATACGCGAAGTGCGCGCGGCGATCAACAAGTGCGTCGAGAACGCCCGGAGCAACGGAAAGAAAGTTCCGTATCCTAAGCACGACACGTACAGCAAACCGGCCGACGTGCCTCCGCTGTACTCGGGCTCGTACGGGATGGGAAGCCGCGATCTGCAGCCGGAAGGCATTATAGGCGCCATTGAGAACATGCTGCCTGACGGCAAACAGAAGAAGATGTTCTATCTGTCGATCGATTTCGTCCGGGACAAGGCCTATACCCCGAAACAGGAAGTGTATCAGCAGCAGATCCTGGAGTCGTATCCTGATGTCAAGGACCTGGCGGTGCACGGCAGCGAGAATCCCAACCTGCTGCCGAAGTCCAGCATCACGGTGCGTTTGCATTCGATCGGCGGCTGGGGCGCCATCACAACCGGCAAGAACATTGCCATGACTCTGTTCGACCTGCTCGGCTATCACATCAAGGCTAATCCCAAGTACGGTTCAGAGAAAAAGGGCCAGCCCACCACCTATTACCTCTCGGCGGCGCCCGAACCCATCCGCGTGAATTGCGAGTATTTCTATGTGGACGTGGCCCTCTCCCCCGATCCCAACGTGTTCAGCCATTCGAATCCGTTGGCAGGGCTCAAGAAGGGCGGGGTGTTCATCATCCAGAGCGAACTGGACAGCCCGGAACAGGTCTGGAAGGAACAAATTCCATCCCGCTACCAGAAGGTCATCGTCGAGAACGATATCCATGTCTTTTACGTGGACGGATTCAAGATCGCGCGCGAAATCGCGACCGACCCCGAGTTGCAGTTCCGCATGCAGGGTATCGCGTTCATGGGCTCGTTCTTCGCGGCATCGCCGATTATGAAGCAGCGCAACCTGTCGGAAGAGGCCCTGTTCAAGGCGATCGAGGACCAGTTGGAGCACAAATTCGGCGCCAAAGGCCGCCGCATAGTCGACGACAACCTCAAGGTTGTGCGCCGCGGTTTCACCGAACTGGTTGAAATCAAGAACAAGACGGTGCTCGAGGGCGATGCAAAAGCCATCCGCAAGGAACCGTCGGTGCCGGTAATGCTCAAGCGCCAGCCCAAGGGCGACGCGCCATTGACCGATATCCACCGTTACTGGGAACAGACCGGCCACTTCTACGCGACCGGCCGGGGCAACGACAACCTGACCGACCCGTTCATCGGCATGAGCTGCATTCCCGTGGCGTCGGGCGTCTTCCGCGACATGACGAGCATCCGTTTCGAGCACCCCGTCTGGGATCCCCAGAAGTGCACCGCGTGCGGCGACTGCTGGTCCATCTGCCCGGATTCGGCCCTGCCAGGTCTGGTGAATACCATCTCGGATGTCTTGGCGACGGGCATCAAGAAGGCCGAGGAAGCCGGGGCCCGGTTCCAGCACTTGCCGAAGCTGGCGGGCACTATCGAAAAGAAGCTGCGGTCGGCCATCGGAGACAATGTGGCTGCTGACGTCACGGCGCTGCTGACCCAGGCAATCGAAGGGACCTTGGCCGAAAGCACCCTTACGGGCGACAAAAAGACCGAGCTCGTGAACGAAGCGGCCGCTCTGATGGACGTACTTCGTCCCTACAAGTTCGGCATCAGTGCTCCGTATTACACGCTTAAGGAGAAGTCCAAACCGGGCAGCGGCGGCCTGCTTTCGATCACGGTTGATCCCTACACCTGCAAGGGCTGCATGGAATGCGTGCAGGTCTGTCCCGCCGACGCCCTCCACGTGGTCACGCAGACGCCTGCATCGATCGACGAACTGCGCCGCAACTGGGACCTCTGGCTGGAATTGCCCAATACGAAGCCCGAGTACATCCGTATAGACAACCTTGAAGAAGGCATCGGCGCGCTCGATACGCTGTTGCTCGACAAAATCAACTACAAATCGATGGTCGGCGGGGACGGAGCATGCCTGGGATGCGGCGAGAAGACCGTCGTGCACCTCTTCACGTCGGTTGTCGAGGCGCTGATGCAGCCGCGCGCGAAAGCGCATGTCGCGCGTCTTGACGACCTCATCGAGCGCCTCGAGAAACACATCCGGCTCAAGCTGGCCGAACAGGTCAATGTGAGCGATACGGACGCCATGAACAAGGCGCTGACCTCGCTTCACGGCAAAGATTTGACCTTGGCTAACCTTACCGCGGCGCTCGAGGAAGGCAAGGTCAACAGCACCATCGACAGCGAATGGCTCAAGACGGCTACCGACATCCTGGCCAAGCTCAAGCACCTCCGGTGGGAATACACCACAGGCGTTACAGGACGCGGCCGGTCAAGCATGGGCATGATTAACGCAACGGGCTGCACCTCCGTGTGGGGTTCCACCTACCCATTTAATCCGTATCCGTTCCCCTGGGCCAATCATCTGTTCCAGGACTGCACGTCGATGGCGATGGGCGTGTTCGAGGGCCATATGGTGAAGATGGCCGAGGGTTTCAAGGCCATTCGCAAAGCGGAGATGGAGCTGGCCGGCAAGTACAATGCGAAAGAACACGAGGAGTTCTTCCGCTACTTCAACTGGCGGGATTTCACGGACGAGGAGTTCGCTCTGTGCCCGCCGGTAGTGGCAGTCGGCGGCGACGGCGCCCTTTACGACATCGGCTTCCAGAACATGTCGCGCCTGATGATGAGCGGCAAACCAGTGAAGGTCATGTGCCTTGACACGCAGGTGTATTCGAACACCGGTGGCCAGGCCTGCACGTCCGGTTACTTCGGCCAGATTTCTGATATGGCGCAATTCGGCAAGGCCATCCAGGGCAAGGAGGAAATCCGGAAAGAAGTAGGCTTGATCGCAATGGCGCATCGCACGACCTACGTGATGCAGGGTACCATCGCAAACGTCGGCCACTTGCTCGAAGGATTCGTGCAGGGGCTGACCACGAGGCGGCCCGCCCTGTTCAACTTGCACAGCCCCTGCATGCCGGAGCATGGCATCGGCGACGACGTGGCCAAGTACCAGTCCATCCTCGCCGTCGAGTCCCGGGCATACCCCGTTTTCCGGTACAATCCCGACCTGGGACAGAACCCGGCGGACGCTTTGGATCTCGAAGGCAACCCGGCGCTTGACGACGATTGGCCAACCTTCACGCTGAGCTACGTCGATGAAGCCGGCAAACCCGGCACAATGCAGATCCCGCTTACGTTCGCGGACTATGCGGCCACCGAGAGCCGGTTCCGCAAGCATTTCCGGAAGGCGCCGCAGGATACCTGGAACGAAGGTATGGTGCCCATCGCCGAGTTCATCAACATGAGCGCGGAAGATCGCGAGGGCCTGTATCCGTATGTGTGGGCGGTTGACAAGAAGAACCGCTTGTCCCGCCTTATCTGTTCAAAGTCCATTGTAGAATCGGCCGAAGACCGGCGTAACTTCTGGCGCTTGCTCAAGTCGCTCACGGGCGCCGATCAAAAAGTCGATGTAAACCAAATAGCAAACCAGGCGCGCGCAGACGTAGTGCAGAAGATCACGGCCGGGTTGCTCCAACTGGCTAACGGCGGCAACCTGTCGCAGTTCCTGTCGGCCCCCGCCGCGGCGCCCGCTGCGGCGGCGGTTTCGAGCGGCGAGGGAGACGGCGGCGCCTCTGCGGAGCGACAGGCGGTCCCTGTATCTGCGGAAAGCACGCCCAAAACCACGACTGGAGGCGGCATGGAACCTTTCTTAGACTCGAATCAGTGCACCGGGTGCGGTGAATGTGTGCTCATCAACCCGGCGATGTTTGTCTGGAACGACAAGAAGCAGGCCCAATTGGGCGATTACAAGGCCGGAACGTTCAAGGACATGGTCAAGGCCGCGGAACGGTGCGCGGCGAAGTGCATCCGGCCCGGCGAACCGTGGGATCCCAATGAGAAAGGCGTCGACAAGCTTATAAAACGCGCCGCCAAATTCAACGAGATGTAG
- a CDS encoding RnfABCDGE type electron transport complex subunit B gives MLEGLVIAALIMAGLGVILSGMVAIASKSLYVFEDPRIDEVERMLPGANCGGCGQAGCRAFAEAIVKGKALPGRCPVNSKEMVEKIAAYLGVDAGTLVRRVARLACAGGNNVARQMATYYGAETCRAAALVAGGGKGCVWGCLGYGDCRDVCTFDAIVMNENGLPVVNEDKCTACGACVAECPKELFMLLPVNQRLLVACKNEARGGDAEAECAVACTGCGRCAMDAPNNMISIVNNLARVDYGKWRPDCKAAIERCPTGAIVWMDRDLGAIKGIQAKHITRKSPLPIG, from the coding sequence ATGCTTGAGGGTCTCGTAATTGCCGCATTGATCATGGCGGGGCTTGGTGTAATCCTGTCAGGAATGGTGGCTATCGCGAGCAAGAGCCTCTACGTTTTCGAAGACCCCCGTATTGACGAAGTCGAACGAATGCTGCCGGGCGCGAACTGCGGCGGATGTGGCCAGGCGGGCTGCCGCGCCTTTGCCGAAGCCATCGTGAAAGGAAAGGCACTTCCCGGGCGGTGTCCGGTAAACAGCAAGGAAATGGTCGAGAAAATCGCCGCGTACCTTGGCGTTGATGCAGGCACGCTGGTCCGGCGGGTGGCGCGTCTGGCCTGCGCGGGGGGCAATAACGTTGCGCGCCAGATGGCCACGTATTATGGGGCCGAAACGTGCCGCGCCGCTGCCCTGGTGGCCGGAGGCGGGAAAGGGTGTGTCTGGGGTTGCCTGGGATATGGCGACTGCCGAGACGTCTGTACGTTCGACGCCATTGTCATGAACGAAAACGGGCTTCCCGTCGTCAACGAGGACAAATGCACGGCCTGTGGCGCCTGCGTGGCAGAATGTCCCAAAGAGCTCTTTATGCTATTGCCGGTCAATCAGCGGCTTCTGGTGGCCTGCAAGAACGAAGCGCGGGGCGGGGACGCCGAAGCAGAGTGCGCGGTGGCGTGCACGGGCTGTGGCCGGTGCGCGATGGACGCCCCGAATAACATGATCTCGATCGTGAACAATCTGGCCCGCGTGGATTATGGCAAGTGGCGGCCCGACTGCAAGGCCGCCATCGAACGCTGCCCAACGGGCGCGATTGTCTGGATGGACAGGGACCTGGGCGCCATAAAAGGCATCCAGGCAAAGCACATCACCCGCAAGAGCCCTCTGCCTATCGGCTGA